The Nymphalis io chromosome 14, ilAglIoxx1.1, whole genome shotgun sequence genome has a segment encoding these proteins:
- the LOC126773253 gene encoding protein prenyltransferase alpha subunit repeat-containing protein 1 — MEDDKFALVEKIIKDVHNVLAKIADLYAFDVVPMDINFQNKSPVLHLENCLGLESWCVKHVYMYCYSELMDKYSSKSKRKSKKISNIDSDRLIRLLNVTILLNPEINSLWNKRRDLVLGLLLDKTSELHFIRLVLSRKPKCNEAFVYRRWLLESIFQDENYERNSIEHIINDELIICDLASDKSPNNYHSWNHRMWLLNKLKTISTYYDPNALYIKEYNSSEKWTSKHVSDFSCFHYHQYCIKNLYNLCNNSWKSLEKTLNINLRKNLVRVLASNFPKDVTIQASEENLLGYSEENLMNLLLSYSNKICNCNVNYVQMCKKIEILFHALVLNNELIHFYKYHETLWYHRRFILHEIIVIMYDHFGLVRHNGALVKKNCKICNFDDIRQKQAKIGRYDTNHIYSSVLFKVILSHEKQFIEERRKDGDANADRHEKYLKFVEGFNNVM, encoded by the exons ATGGAAGACGATAAGTTTGCTTTAGTggagaaaataataaaagacgTACACAATGTTTTGGCCAAAATTGCTGATTT GTATGCCTTTGATGTGGTTCCTATggatataaattttcaaaataaatctccTGTCCTACATTTGGAAAACTGCTTAGGCTTAGAGTCTTGGTGTGTTAAGcatgtttatatgtattgttattCGGAACTTATGGATAAATATAGTTCTAAGTCAAAACGCAAGTCTAAGAAGATCTCAAATATAGATTCTGATCGCTTGATCAGGTTGCTGAATGTGACAATTTTACTTAATCCAGAAATCAATTCTTTATGGAACAAAAGACGTGATTTGGTGCTTGGACTCTTGTTAGATAAGACTAGCGAATTGCATTTTATAAGGCTTGTTTTGTCAAGAAAACCTAAGTGTAATGAAGCATTTGTATATCGAAGATGGCTTCTGGAATCAATTTTTCAGG atgAGAACTATGAAAGGAATAGCATTGAACATATAATTAacgatgaattaattatttgtgatttAGCTTCAGATAAGAGTCCAAATAACTATCATAGTTGGAATCATCGGATGTGGttgttaaataaactaaaaacaatCTCAACATATTATGATCCCAATGCTCTTTACATTAAAGAATACAATTCTTCAGAAAAATGGACATCAAAACATGTATCAGACTTCAGCTGCTTTCACTATCatcaatattgtattaaaaatctgTATAATCTTTGTAACAACTCTTGGAAAAGTCttgaaaaaactttaaatattaatttaagaaagaATCTTGTTAGAGTTCTGGCATCAAACTTTCCAAAGGATGTAACGATTCAAGCTTCAGAGGAAAATTTACTTGGCTACTCAGAGGAAAATCTGATGAACCTCCTTCtttcttattcaaataaaatttgtaactgTAATGTGAATTATGTGCAGATGtgtaaaaaaatcgaaatattatttcatgCATTGGTATTGAATAATGAgttgatacatttttataaatatcacgAGACTCTCTGGTATCACAGAAGATTCATTTTGCATGAAATTATTGTGATAATGTATGACCATTTTGGTCTTGTCAGACATAATGGTGCACTAGTAAAGAAAAATTGCAAAATTTGCAACTTTGATGATATAAGGCAAAAGCAAGCTAAAATTGGAAGGTACGATACAAACCATATTTACTCGAGTGTATTGTTTAAAGTAATTCTCTCACATGAAAAGCAATTTATTGAAGAAAGACGAAAAGATGGGGACGCCAATGCAGATAGAcatgagaaatatttaaagtttgttGAAGGTTTTAACAATGTCATGTAA
- the LOC126773312 gene encoding protein kish-A, with amino-acid sequence MSAIFNFQSLLSVILLLICTCAYLRSFFPSIIDRNKTGLFGTFWKCARIGERKSPYVATCCVIMAFTILFLT; translated from the exons ATG AGTGCAATATTCAACTTTCAAAGTTTACTATCAGTAATATTACTCTTAATATGCACTTGTGCCTACTTGAGATCCTTCTTTCCTAGTATCATAGACAGGAATAAAACTGG GCTTTTTGGAACCTTCTGGAAATGTGCACGAATTGGTGAACGTAAATCTCCCTATGTGGCCACTTGTTGTGTTATAATGGCTTTCACAATactttttctaacataa